One Malus sylvestris chromosome 14, drMalSylv7.2, whole genome shotgun sequence DNA segment encodes these proteins:
- the LOC126600406 gene encoding uncharacterized protein LOC126600406, translating to MDKSWLTIPRNFEAYTAGINSFLDQAVANGVGPDKFRCPCKRCCNRYTFVRNTIVEHLILYDMDKDYKNAWWRHHGEQNIGEQNMAIGEEETGDEVIGMHDFLNDVFVQPLTEEGVGPSTEPPIREGRPEEVETFFRLLEEADQDLWPGCKQFKKLEAVVRLYQIKCLAGMPDEIFTTLLELIKRMLPEGDCLPETCYKAKKRINDLGLSYVKIDACPNDCMIYWKDISDLTVCSVCGKSRYKITNADDSSRKKIAAKVMWYFPLKPRLQRFFMSKHMAEHMRWHATECPKDEFMRHPSDSPAWKHLDNIYPDFASEIRNVRLGLASDGFNPFGKMRNDHSTWPVVLSVYNLPPWMCMKQPNLLLSLLIPGPRSPGKDIDVYMRPLIDELNELWEVGTPTYDAYSNQSFTMKAAVLWTISDFPAYGMLSGWSTHGYKACPHCMHDKESIYLPASRKICYMGHRRFLEDNHRFRRQTITFNGRREHRSAPRQWTGLQCLEELSTLRFTFGKPNKDASVGQRRRRTSSSTSSNSQWKKKSIFYELPYWRHLLIRHNLDVMHIEKNICDSVVGTLLDIEKSKDGLAARADLEFLNIRRSQHPRREGNITFRPPALFTLNREEKTAFCKVLSTIRVPDGYSSNLSRCVHVNERKIHGLKSHDCHVLMQQLLPLAIRPVLPKAVTMVLLELSAIFRQLCSKKETEEGFKQLNSRIALTLCQLEKIFPPAFFDIMMHLPVHLADEAALAGPVPYRWMYPIERYLQTLKRYVRNKGRPEGSIAEAYLVDECLSFCSMYLRDVESRRTRRGRNEDGIGRGVSGGLSIFDSKGCYMGSGENVELDLNVLDQCHKYILNNCDEVSPFRRFRIKSVDDKHKNQNCGVFVPANVPGALGQVNCYGRVVEMFEVKYCGPTEAGDRGRAVMLFKCEWVNSESPRGMKTDQYGFTMVNFNQLGFKEDPFILASQALQAFYVEDTIEKDWHVVVRTQPRDLFDVLEDSDAVDDYAIPNLDDRILDNENFHTRVGVEETPFLESLPLPTELFNQVNADDELTDDDRE from the exons ATGGACAAGAGTTGGTTGACGATACCTCGAAATTTTGAAGCGTATACAGCTGGAATTAATTCGTTTTTGGATCAAGCAGTTGCAAATGGTGTTGGACCTGATAAGTTTAGATgtccttgcaaaagatgttGTAATCGATACACTTTTGTTAGGAACACTATTGTTGAACATCTCATattgtatgatatggataaagatTATAAAAACGCTTGGTGGCGACATCATGGCGAGCAAAACATTGGAGAGCAAAATATGgcaattggagaagaagaaacaggagatgaggtgattggcatgcaTGATTTTCTTAATGATGTATTTGTCCAACCATTAACAGAAGAAGGTGTTGGGCCGTCTACTGAACCCCCCATTAGGGAAGGGCgtccagaagaggtggagacttTTTTTAGGTTGCTTGAAGAGGCAGATCAAGATTTGTGGCCAGGTTGTAAGCAGTTTAAGAAATTGGAAGCAGTTGTAAGACTGTATCAGATTAAGTGTTTAGCGGGAATGCCAGATGAGATCTTCACCACTTTACTGgagttaattaaaagaatgtTGCCTGAAGGGGATTGTTTGCCTGAAACCTGTTACAAGGCAAAAAAACGTATAAATGACTTGGGTCTGTCGTATGTGAAAATTGATGCATGTCCCAATGATTGCATGATCTATTGGAAAGATATTTCGGATTTGACCGTGTGCTCGGTTTGTGGTAAATCAAGATATAAAATTACCAACGCAGATGATAGCTCAAGAAAAAAAATCGCAGCTAAGGTTATgtggtattttcctttaaaaccaaGATTGCAACGATTTTTTATGTCGAAGCATATGGCTGAACATATGAGGTGGCACGCAACTGAATGTCCTAAGGATGAGTTTATGAGACATCCTTCAGATTCTCCAGCATGGAAGCATTTGGATAATATATATCCGGATTTTGCATCAGAAATTCGAAATGTCCGATTGGGGTTAgccagtgatggatttaatcctTTTGGGAAAATGAGGAATGACCATAGCACATGGCCTGTGGTACTTTCTGTTTACAATTTGCCGCCTTGGATGTGTATGAAGCAGCCAAATTTATTGTTGTCTCTGTTAATACCAGGACCACGCAGTCCTGGTAAAGATATTGATGTATACATGCGTCCATTGATTGACGAGTTGAATGAGTTGTGGGAGGTGGGCACTCCTACTTATGATGCGTATTCCAACCAAAGTTTTACAATGAAGGCTGCTGTCTTATGGACTATAAGTGATTTTCCGGCTTATGGAATGTTGTCAGGATGGAGTACACATGGCTATAAAGCATGTCCACATTGCATGCATGATAAAGAATCTATTTACTTGCCGGCAAGTCGTAAGATTTGTTATATGGGGCATCGACGCTTTCTTGAAGATAATCATAGGTTTCGAAGGCAAACCATAACTTTTAATGGTCGCCGAGAGCATCGTAGTGCACCAAGGCAGTGGACTGGTTTACAATGTCTCGAAGAACTTTCTACATTGAGATTTACTTTTGGAAAACCAAACAAAGATGCTTCAGTTGGGCAACGCAGAAGAAGAACTTCGAGCAGTACAAGTAGTAACAGTCAGTGGAAGAAGaaatctattttttatgaactacCTTATTGGAGGCATCTGTTGATTAGACATAATCTTGATGTTATGCATATCGAGAAGAATATATGTGACAGTGTGGTGGGAACATTGCTAGatatagaaaagtctaaagatggATTGGCAGCACGTGCAGATCTTGAATTCTTGAACATAAGACGTAGTCAACACCCACGTAGAGAAGGAAACATAACATTTCGACCTCCAGCATTGTTCACGTTGaacagagaagaaaaaactgCGTTTTGCAAAGTGTTGTCTACTATTCGGGTCCCCGATGgatattcatcaaatttgtcACGATGTGTACACGTGAATGAACGAAAAATACATGGGTTGAAAAGTCACGATTGCCATGTTTTAATGCAACAGTTACTCCCGCTTGCAATACGCCCAGTTTTGCCAAAAGCTGTTACTATGGTATTATTAGAGTTGAGTGCAATTTTCAGACAGTTGTGTAGTAAGAAGGAGACTGAAGAAGGATTCAAGCAACTGAATTCAAGAATTGCCTTGACATTATGTCAACTTGAAAAAATATTCCCTCCTGCATTTTTTGATATAATGATGCACCTCCCAGTTCATTTGGCAGATGAAGCAGCTCTTGCAGGGCCTGTTCCATAtagatggatgtatccaattgaacg GTATTTGCAAACACTGAAGCGCTATGTTCGTAATAAGGGTCGTCCTGAAGGTTCTATTGCTGAAGCATATTTGGTGGATGAGTGCTTGTCCTTCTGTTCCATGTATCTTAGAGATGTTGAGTCTCGTCGTACCCGTAGAGGCCGAAATGAAGATGGTATTGGACGTGGAGTATCTGGTGGGTTATCAATTTTTGACTCGAAAGGATGTTATATGGGTTCAGGAGAAAATGTGGAGCTCGATCTAAATGTTCTTGATCAGTGCCATAAATACATTCTAAATAATTGTGATGAAGTTAGCCCGTTTCGAAG ATTTCGTATAAAATCTGTGGATGACAAGCATAAGAATCAAAATTGTGGTGTCTTTGTACCTGCAAATGTTCCTGGAGCACTTGGGCAAGTGAATTGTTATGGCAGAGTTGTAGAGATGTTCGAAGTTAAATATTGTGGTCCTACTGAGGCAGGAGATAGGGGTCGAGCTGTGATGTTATTTAAGTGTGAATGGGTTAATAGTGAAAGCCCACGAGGAATGAAAACCGATCAATATGGATTTACTATGGTGAATTTCAATCAATTGGGATTTAAAGAGGATCCTTTCATATTAGCATCACAAGCATTACAAGCATTTTACGTAGaggacacaattgaaaaagattgGCACGTAGTTGTTCGAACCCAGCCGAGGGATTTGTTTGACGTATTGGAGGATAGTGATGCAGTTGACGATTATGCCATACCTAACTTGGATGATCGAATTCTTGATAATGAAAATTTCCATACAAGGGTTGGCGTGGAAGAGACTCCTTTTCTTGAATCATTACCGTTGCCTACCGAGCTCTTTAATCAAGTCAATGCCGACGACGAGCTAACGGATGATGACAGGGAATAA
- the LOC126600408 gene encoding LOW QUALITY PROTEIN: IAA-amino acid hydrolase ILR1-like 4 (The sequence of the model RefSeq protein was modified relative to this genomic sequence to represent the inferred CDS: substituted 2 bases at 2 genomic stop codons), with protein MTVGTIGSRPGPMLARAVYGGQAVNVIPEMVTLRGTFRSMTSEGLIRWXLFRXTCSLKAVTKMQASVHWCTATVDFMLEKMRPYPATVNDEAMYKHAKSVGETLLGQPNVKVLPMAMGAENFSFYAEKMADAFFMIGTKNETFESKTDLNSPFLVIDEEFLPIGAAFHAAVALSYLDNVDVLL; from the exons ATGACTGTCGGAACTATCGGTTCGAGACCTGGTCCAATGCTTGCTAGGGCTG TTTATGGTGGCCAAGCAGTAAATGTAATCCCAGAGATGGTGACATTAAGAGGCACATTTCGAAGCATGACTTCAGAAGGTCTTATCAGATGGTAGCTTTTCAGATAAACATGCAGTTTAAAAGCAGTTACTA AGATGCAAGCTTCGGTGCATTGGTGCACAGCAACGGTAGACTTCATGCTAGAAAAAATGAGGCCCTATCCCGCCACGGTTAATGATGAAGCAATGTACAAACATGCGAAGAGTGTTGGAGAAACTTTGCTTGGGCAACCGAATGTGAAGGTACTTCCAATGGCTATGGGAGCAGAGAACTTTAGCTTCTATGCAGAAAAAATGGCTGATGCATTCTTCATGATTGGAACGAAGAACGAGACGTTTGAATCGAAAACAGATTTGAATTCACCCTTCTTGGTGATTGATGAGGAGTTTCTTCCAATTGGAGCAGCCTTTCATGCTGCAGTTGCACTCTCATATTTGGATAATGTTGATGTGCTGTTGTGA